Proteins encoded within one genomic window of Oryza brachyantha chromosome 7, ObraRS2, whole genome shotgun sequence:
- the LOC102706211 gene encoding uncharacterized protein LOC102706211 has translation MPLQLRSQLQCGMETRPAPAPARASRFRRLLVRVSAGDAKEKEERAPEPEAGSVGLDRMVLSFMEDATTAVERPPRGGRCGNCFNGSGGDGSSDDEEFDFLPSDSAAAAAAAAGAASASASDALEALKGLVQSASVAERNLLADASRIAERCRKGGKKKADVRRAVADGLAALGYDAAVCKSRWDKTPSYPAGEHEYIDAVVATTTPTRLVVEVDFRSEFEVARSTKVYRAALQALPPLFAGTPDRLGQIVAVVAEAARQSLRKKGLHVPPWRKPEYMRAKWLSPQFLRCSDKPPPPPPSPPPTPVSLPSFSGEFELLLDGKSPPGHTAAAAAAAAGDDDNDVDGNKITVVVSPSPWRPVEPETASRKRPPPPHPKGKVVTGLAAVL, from the exons ATGCCGTTGCAGTTGAGGAGCCAGTTGCAGTGCGGGATGGAGACaaggccggcgccggcgccggcgagggcgtcgaGGTTTCGGAGGCTGCTGGTGCGGGTGTCCGCGGGGGACgcgaaggagaaggaggagagggcgccggagccggaggcggGGTCGGTGGGGTTGGACCGGATGGTTCTAAGCTTCATGGAGGACGCGACGACGGCCGTGGAGCGGCCCCCGCGAGGCGGCCGCTGCGGCAACTGCTTcaacggcagcggcggggacggcagcagcgacgacgaggagttcgacttcctcccctccgactccgctgccgccgccgccgccgccgctggcgccgCGTCGGCCTCCGCCAGCGACGCCCTGGAGGCGTTGAAG GGATTGGTGCAGAGCGCGAGCGTGGCGGAGAGgaacctcctcgccgacgcgtccAGGATCGCCGAGAGGTGCCGCAAGGGCGGCAAGAAGAAGGCGGacgtccgccgcgccgtcgccgacggcctcgccgccctcggctacgacgccgccgtctgcAAGTCGCGGTGGGACAAGACCCCCTCGTACCCCGCAG GCGAGCACGAGTACATCGAcgcggtggtggcgacgacgacgccgacgcggctggtggtggaggtggactTCCGGTCGGAGTTCGAGGTGGCGCGGTCGACCAAGGTGTACCGCGCGGCGCTGCAGGCGCTCCCGCCGCTGTTCGCCGGGACGCCCGACCGCCTCGGGCagatcgtcgccgtcgtcgcggagGCCGCGCGGCAGAGCCTGAGGAAGAAGGGCCTCCACGTCCCTCCATGGCGGAAGCCGGAGTACATGCGCGCCAAGTGGCTCTCCCCGCAATTCCTCCGCTGCTCCGAcaagccgcctccgccaccgccgtcaccCCCACCGACACCGGTATCACTCCCCAGCTTCTCCGGCGAGTTCGAGCTACTCTTGGACGGCAAATCCCCGCCGGGGCAcactgctgccgccgccgccgccgccgccggcgacgacgacaacgacgtAGACGGCAACAAGATCACGGTGGTGGTGTCCCCATCGCCGTGGCGCCCGGTGGAGCCGGAGACGGCGAGCAGGAagaggccaccgccgccgcaccccaAGGGGAAGGTGGTGACcgggctcgccgccgtgctctgA
- the LOC102699699 gene encoding guanylate-binding protein 4-like, with protein sequence MGWRNRAAVLWMLAVAVDVAVAAARDADQDELQRAFPIVEPDHGHTKLRLAKEGLEAIKRIKTPIAAVAVIGPYRSGKSFLLNQLLSLTCDKGFGVGHMRDTKTKGIWVWGTPIELDVDDSKVSVLYLDTEGFESIGKSNVYDDRIFALATVLSSILIYNLPETIREADISRLSFAVEIAEEFYGRVKGQDFAFEPAKLLWLIQRDFLQGKSVQQMVDEALQRVPNNNGDKYIDEVNRIRDSLAFMGDNSTAFSLPQPHLQRTKLCDMHDQELDPLYIERRDQLKHIVASMIKPKLVQGRTLNGQEFVSFLTQILEALNKGEIPSTGSLVEVFNKAILERCLKLYNERMERVGLPLSVDKLQLIHSLAEDEARKLFDKQHFGKHHTAQSILKLDEEMKKVFSNFGFANEYQSSKLCEARFSECEDKMEHLQSLKLPSMAKFNAGVLQCNQSFEIECVGPAKETYERRMSKMLARSRALFIKEYNNKLFNWLVTFSLVMIVIGRFVVKFFLLEVAAWVIFIFLETYTRLFWSSELLYYNPIWHMVVSSWETIVYNPLLDIDRWVIPIVVMLSFLAVYWRCLGVRKRIGRSLLPLYRGSYGNSSRPRTD encoded by the exons ATGGGGTGGCGGAATCGCGCGGCGGTGCTGTGgatgctcgccgtcgccgtcgacgtcgctgTGGCTGCTGCGCGGGATGCTGATCAAGACGAGCTCCAACGCGC GTTTCCAATCGTTGAACCAGATCATGGCCACACTAAACTCCGCCTTGCAAAAGAAGGTTTGGAGGCAATTAAAAGAATCAAAACACCAATAGCTGCTGTCGCT GTTATTGGTCCATATCGATCTGGAAAATCGTTTCTTCTCAACCAGCTTCTCTCACTAACATGTGATAAAG GTTTTGGAGTTGGACACATGCGAGAtaccaaaacaaaag GTATATGGGTCTGGGGTACTCCAATTGAGTTAGATGTCGATGACTCCAAAGTGTCCGTCCTTTACCTGGACACTGAGGGCTTTGAGAGCATTGGAAAATCAAATGTATATGATGATAG GATATTTGCTCTGGCCACTGTTTTAAGTTCTATCCTTATATACAATCTTCCTGAGACA ATTCGTGAAGCTGATATATCTAGGCTCTCATTTGCTGTTGAAATTGCTGAAGAATTCTATGGAAG AGTGAAG GGGCAAGATTTTGCTTTTGAACCAGCAAAACTTCTGTGGTTGATCCAGAGGGATTTTCTCC AAGGAAAATCTGTCCAGCAAATGGTTGATGAAGCTCTCCAACGGGTGCCTAACAACAATG GAGACAAATATATTGATGAG GTCAACCGAATCAGAGACTCTTTGGCATTTATGGGTGATAACAGCACTGCTTTTAGCTTGCCCCAG CCTCATCTTCAAAGAACAAAGCTATGTGACATGCATGATCAAGAACTGGATCCACTCTATATAGAAAGGAGAGATCAGTTGAAACACATTGTTGCTTCCATGATAAAACCAAAACTTGTGCAGGGTAGAACTCTAAATGGACAGGAGTTTGTATCTTTCCTAACGCAG ATACTTGAGGCATTGAATAAAGGTGAAATTCCATCAACAGGATCACTTGTTGAAGTATTCAATAAAGCAATTCTTGAACGTTGCTTAAAGTTGTATAATGAAAGAATGGAAAGAGTGGGTCTACCATTATCAGTGGATAAACTTCAGCTGATTCACAGTTTGGCAGAAGATGAAGCTAGAAAGCTCTTTGACAAGCAGCATTTCGGTAAACATCATACTGCCCAGTCTATCCTCAAGCTTGATGAAGAGATGAAAAAG GTCTTCAGTAACTTTGGTTTCGCCAATGAGTACCAGTCATCAAAACTGTGTGAAGCAAGGTTTTCAGAGTGTGAAGATAAAATGGAACACCTTCAATCCTTGAAGCTTCCTTCAATGGCAAAATTTAATGCTGGAGTTCTTCAATGTAACCAGAGTTTTGAAATAGAGTGTGTTGGGCCTGCCAAGGAAACCTATGAACGTCGGATGTCAAAG ATGCTCGCAAGGTCTCGTGCTCTTTTCATCAAGGAGTACAACAACAAACTATTCAATTGGTTGGTGACCTTCTCCTTGGTCATGATTGTGATTGGGCGCTTTGTAGTCAAGTTCTTTCTGCTCGAAGTTGCAGCATGGGTGATATTCATCTTCTTAGAGACGTACACGAGATTATTCTGGTCGTCAGAATTGCTGTACTACAACCCCATCTGGCACATGGTCGTCTCTTCATGGGAAACTATCGTGTACAACCCACTTCTTGATATTGACAG ATGGGTGATCCCAATTGTTGTCATGCTATCTTTTTTAGCTGTTTACTGGCGCTGCCTCGGTGTCAGAAAACGAATAGGAAGATCATTGCTTCCTTTGTACAGAGGTTCTTACGGAAACTCCAGTCGCCCAAGAACAGATTAA
- the LOC102699973 gene encoding uncharacterized protein LOC102699973, with translation MSSLGTSKGVLEIAKFGVYVSVPVALTYLVATDSKTLKKLMGLREYVVYPPEGPRPPPPEELRERAREIARKRQQQQ, from the exons ATGTCGTCGCTGGGGACGTCGAAGGGGGTGCTGGAGATCGCCAAGTTCGGCGTGTACGTCTCCGTCCCCGTAGCGCTCACCTacctcgtcgccaccgacTCCAAGACCCTCAAGAAGCTCATGGGCCTC CGTGAATATGTGGTCTATCCTCCTGAAGGTCCacgtccaccaccaccagaagAACTTCGTGAAAGGGCTCGGGAGATAGCTAGAAAGaggcaacaacaacaataa